The Chloroflexus aggregans DSM 9485 genome segment ATCACGTGCGGTTGCGGATTGGTAGCCGGATCGGCAAATTGTGCCCGTCGCCAGAGGTAATCCAAGGCCGCTTCACCATCGCTCACATGGATAATCCGGTTCGGAATCTGATGGTCACTCAACGCGCGTATGATGAGTTCGGTATGATCAGGATTATCTTCGACCAACAAAATCACCAATGGCTCAGTATGTACATTCATAGACGATGATCCTCATTCGCTAATGGCGGCACGGCCGGCAAGGTAAAATAAAACGTCGTTCCCTGACCCAACCCATCAGATTGCACCCATATCTTACCACCGTGCGCTTCGACGATCTTACGGACTAACGTCAAACCGATACCGGTTCCTTCGATGCGCTGATCAAGTCGCTCAAACAAACCGAAAATACGCTGGTGATGGCGTGGATCGATACCGATACCATTATCGTGGACACTCACCAAGAGAAAGTTGGGATTTTCAGCCGGTTGGGCCTCGATCCAGATCTGAGGCGAAGGCTGATCGCCCATAAACTTAGCCGCATTATCGAGCAGATTTTGAAATACCTCACGTAGGCGGGTGCGATCACCGATGACTTCCGGCAGATTTGGTGGTACATGAAGCAAGACGTTCCGTTCGGCCAATCGCGCACTGACGGCGGCTGCCGCTTCACCGATGAGTACGCTGAGCTTTATTCGTTCAGGTGTGCTGAGTTGCCTTCCGGCTTGGGCAAGGTGTAAGAGATCTTCGAGCAGTTGGTGCATACGGTCGGCAGCGGCTATAATGCGTTGCAGATCGTCAGGAATTCGGTCAAGCTTACCGGCCCTCAGGTCCTGTTGAATATAACCGGCAAAGCCTTTAATCGTAATCAGGGGACTTTTCAGATCGTGCGAGACAGTGTATGAAAACTGTTCGAGCGTCTCATTACGGGCTGCGAGTTCGGCGATCAACTGCTCACGCTCAATTTCAGCTCGCTTGCGGTCGGTTATATCAATACCCAACGCTTGATACTCAACCGGCTCGCTATCGGTCGTGAGCAGGAGACGGTTAATCCAACGCTGCCAGCCAATCGAACCATCGGGATGAATGACTTCGTGTTCATGCACCATCACCGGCCGGGCTACACTCAGTTGGGCAATACCGGCAGCTACCGCAGCGCGCTGGGACAGGGGGATAAGGTCATAAAAGTTAAACCCGATCAACTCTGCACGTGATCGTTTGAATGCCTCGCAGTAGAGCTGGTTAACAAAGGTGAGCGTACCATCAGGGCGAAAGCGGCAGACCATTGCCGGTAGATCCTCGACCAAACTGCGATAATACAGTTCGCTACGTTCGAGTTCAGCTTCAATCTGTTTGCGGGCGGTAATATCGATCTGTAAACCGGCGATACCGCGCAGCGAACCATCGGCATTGCGGATTGGCTGTCCAACAGCAAGCAACCATCGGATCGAGCCATCGGGCAACACCACCCGGAACTCGACCTCAAAAATTACGCTGCTCGCTAATTGCGTGATCGACGACTGCTTGCAATCGAGCTTGATCGGCGGGATGGATTCGCTCACGCCACGTGCGATAGGTCAACCGGTCTTTGCCGGGAACCAATCCCAGCAATGGATAATTTTCCTCAGACCAACGTATCGTGCGTGCGGAGGCATCCCATTCCCACGCACCGGCCCGTGCAGCCAAGAGTGCGAAGTGCAATGACTGTTCGGCATATCTGCGTTCACTCATCTCGTCGCGGACACCCTTGAGTGCCGCCGAGAGTTGCACATCGACAATCGACAGGATAAGACCAATGAGGATAAAAATAGTACCCAGCATGATAGTGTGCGCCAACGGTGTTGCCAAGAGTGCCGAATCTGGTGGTAACATGCTGTTGGTCTCTAAAAACCAAAGCACAACGAGCGTAAGCGTATTGCTCAGAGCAGTTGTTAACGCACCACGGCGACCAAAACTCACCCCGGCCAATAGCATCACGATGACGTAATGCAAACTGGCCGAGCTGCGAACACCACCGGTGAACATAGCAGTGGTCGTTACCACCAACCATAGTACACCACAGACAAGCCAACCGGCGATTTTCACGTTATTGCGTCGCAGGAACCAGACACCACCGGCAAAGGTTACTGCCATTATGAGTGCTGCTAAGGTCGGGATCTGTGGAGCCTTGTAGAGGGAGGGGGTGACAAGGGCAAATACCACCGATACCACGGTAAGCGTGCTGAGAAGGGGAAACAAGATAACGGCCACTCGTTGCTGCTCATCGGCAACAAGAAAGGAAAGTTGCTGGCCGGTAGGCCACAATGCTGAAATACACCGGCGCATATGCATATGGAATAACCATAAAAGCCTACGGTTTTAAATGCATTAACTATTATAAACCTAACTACGTCCGTTCACAACATGGCGTATACTGAGGAAAATTACCGGCGAGCACATATTCTCGCCTGTATTACCGTCGCGATACATAGCATCAGACCCTGCATCTCGTTTTTTGGTGTAAAAAATTGCGCGAAGATACCCTTCTGCCGCTCAACAGAGGCTACGCTATGAGATGGTGCTTGACAATTGTCGCCATGGTCGTATTAGCCGGGTGTTCTACCCCTGTACCATCTGCACCTTCCTCACCCGCACCAACATCCTTGAGTGCTGTCGTACAGCCAACGCCAGGCATGCGGATTTTACCGGCTCCCTTATACATCCTTGATCGTGGTCAAATCGCACGAATTGAAGCAGACGGAGCAACACGCCGTCAACTAACTCGCGAGCGGATCGAGTTCGCCGGGATACCACCGATTAGCGATATGGATCTCCATCCAACTGCCGGCCTGGTCTACGTGGTTGGGGATGCACAAGGCGACCGACTGGTGCGTACCTCTCTCGACGGTGATAATCCAGAGACTGTCTTTTTCGAGACTGACTATCAATTGAGTGCCGTGCGTTGGTCACCTGATGCGCAGTTTATCTATCTACACCTGCAAAACAACCGCACAACACGCGATCGACCCGATGGTCTGTACCGCGTACCGGCAACCGGTGGGACGCTCGAACTCTTACGCACCGACGATCCGGTCGACGATCCGCTCAATCCAAGCCGGTCGGTACGGAGCTATGCACCTTTCTTATGGGAACCATCAGGTGATTCGCTTATTTTGGCATCGACTGCAACCTTTTATGATGATTGTGAGTTGGTGTTTTGGCGACCACAGGATGGTGCATTACAGCATCCGGTCTTACCCGACGGTATGCAGAGTTGGTGCGGTGAAGCGATGTGGCGCAGCGATCAGACCGCGCTGATGCTCATCGGACCGCCGGAGGGTCCCGGTGTTTGGCAAGTTGACACCCGCACGCTGCAAGCGACTCGTTTGAGTGCCGAGGGGACGCTGGCGCGTGCTCCGTTCTTTAACGGTACTGACCTGCTGTTCATCGCGGTAGATCGGGTTGACGACGGTTTTACCTTTACGCTTACCCGCCAATTACCTGATGGGATGGTAACACCGTTGCGACCACCGTTCCGCGAGGTACCACTACTCGTTCGCTGGGCACCTGACGGAAGTGGCATTGTGGCGTTGGTGCGCACCGAAACCGGTACGAGCTTACGCTGGTACCCGATCGGTGAGCAACCGGCCGTGAACTTACCACAAACTGAAAGTGGCACGACCTGGTTGATGTGGGGACCTATCCCACCGCAGGGGTAGCGATGAGTAGCCGCAGATGAGGTTACACCGTGGCAGGAATTGCACGCTACAGTCTGACCCTCTTGATTGAACTGGTCGGTGTTGCCTTACGCTATATCGTGATCGAGCAAACCGGTTCACGATTGTTACCCGTTGCAGCTTCCGAAATACTCGCTCTTATCGGCGGAATTGGACCACCGTGTTATTCGTTACTGGCATGGTTTGGACCACCCGGTGGTCACTGGATCGTGCGCTGGAAATTGCAGGGACGCCGGCCAACCATCACCGAACAAAGTATCCTTACCAATGCCTTGCGCGTACTCGCTAATCGTGGAATTTCTCCCCCAGACTCCATCTATATTCTCGATCAACCGGGGCTAAACGCTGGCGTAATTGGCCATACCCTATACATTCACCGTGAACTGCTCGACAGTCCGCATTTGGCCGCAGTCTTGGCCCACGAAATGGGTCACTACCACAGCGGCGATGGACGGCTCGCACTGGCCCTCCAGCGGCTAACCATTCCTGGCGGCAAGACCCTGGTCAACAGTATTATGCATGGTTATGATCTGATAGGGTGTGGATTGGCATTGGTGTTCGGGCTAATGAAAGCGCTAGTGTATGTGTTATTACGGGTAGAATGCAACTTCGGAGTGCGTCTCATCCGATTTGGTCGGCAGTTTGTTCGGGCAGTACTCTTAACGCTGGTGGGTGGATACGGTATTGTCGTTACCACATACATTTGGCGCGATTATCTACGCCAGCGTGAACTGGCTGCCGACCGATTCGCCGCCTATCACGGCTTTGCGTACAGTCTTCTCATTTTTCTTGAGCAGACTCGTCTCCTTGAGATGAACCTACCGTGGACAGACGACACCTTCCATCCGGCATTCGATGAGCGGATTGCAGCGTTACAATCGTATCTCCGTCACCTATCAGGTAATTCTGTCGAGTACGTTATGTCGAAGCCATGAGTCTAAGTGGTCACATGACGCACCTGGCAACAACGGCAAGACGGTCAAACCACTAGCGTAGGTTATCGGTGCGTTGTGGCCGGGAAAGAGCAGCGCCAATACACTGACGGCACGCTCGCCATACTCACGGCCCAAACCGGCCAGATAGCTATAGCCTTCATCGAGAACATATGCCGGCAGCTCACCTGCTTCGCTACGGTATTTCGCATCAAGGATGATCAGGTTGGGAGATCGATTGGGAGCGGCAATCTCGATGGCCAAATCAGGCACCCGCACCCGATCATCGAGGGAACGAAATGGTGTGCTATCAGGTGTATAGCGTGGCTGATAGCGGAGGGTAATCGTCGTATTGTTGGGCAGGGCGAGAGCTAAGAGAGGATGTTCGGTAGTTATCTGTAGGGTTGAATCAGCAGCGAGTAATGTCTGCGTCAATACCTCGCTACCACCGAGTCGCAGCAGGCTCAACGTCACACGTGCAGTACACCACAGCTCGTATAGGCGTGCCACATCTCGCACCGGAATAGAGAGCAACTCAGGTGTCCACCCTACTCCCAGTTGGCGGCGCAGCAACCGCCGATACGCAGTGAGCACCCGTTCATCAGCACTCTGCGGCGTCCACGCCGATGGTGACGGCGGCAAGCGCGCCGGAACATCGAGCCGGATGCGGAGGGCGCGCATTCTCCCCAACACCATCACGAGTGTAGCCCGTGTAGCGTGAGGAACATCGCGTAATACCACCCACCGTCCGAGGTTGATGAGACGGTCCAGTAAGGAAGCGGCCACTACCAAACCACGGTCAAGCGGATCGGTTTGCGGAGTAACTACCCACACTCGATCTGGCCAGCCGGTATTCGGTAGTGGCGCGGCAGAGGCAGCAGGCCGCCACCGAGCCGGATCAGGCCGTTCACGCAACGCACCTAACTCGTGCCACCCCCCTGCTTGCAACCGTTGTCGGCGCGGGCGGCGGGCCAACCGCTCGATAGTCGTCAACAACCGCCGCGTTGCCGAGCCTGTCAACAAGGCAGCGAACGCTGCCGGGTCAGAAACACCATACCCAACACTCCCTGCACCGAACCGACCGCCGTGCAACGCATGGGCTAATGCCGGCGCGATTGCAGCGAGATCGGCGAGCAGCGATACATACTGTTGAGCATCGAGCAAAGACGGCGCCACCTGCACAACATCGCACCACTCGAACTGTCGATCCGGCCACGTCGCTGTGAAGCGCACCGTATACTCACCGGCGATGGATGGCACCGACCAGCGCCAACGCCAGATGTGCTCACCGGGCCGTAAAAACGGCTCTAGCGTTACTCCATCGATCACAAGTTGCGCCGTCGCCGTCGCAGGCAGCTCACACGACCATTCGACGACACTTCGTTCGAGCACCACTGCACCGACCGGTGGCATACCATCGAGTAACAACACCGGCTCGCTCACCACCAATTGCTCCGTTTAAAGTAGATACCCAGACCAACGGCAATGGTCAGCATAAGACCTAAGGCAAAGGGATAGCCCCATGGCTGTTCAAGTTCGGGCATGAACACGAAATTCATACCGTAGATACCGGCTACGAGCGAGCACGCCATTAAAATAATTGACCAGAGGGTCAGGACTTTCACCAACTGATTAAGCTGGTTGCCTTGGAGCGACAGATAGCTATCGAGCGCACTCGACAACAGATCGCGGTAGAGGTCAATCGACTCGGTCAAGCGCACAAGATGATCGTAGACATCGCGCACATAGGCAAGTTCGCGTGGCTGAAAGATGCGTACCTCTTGACGGAGCAACACATTAAGGATATCACGTTCAGGCGCAACAATGCGGCGGAAGAGGAGCAAATCTTTCTTGAGCGTGAAAATCTCGCTGGCGACCTCTTGGCGGCCCCGCTGAAAGATCGCTTCCTCGACTTCGTCGATCTGCTCGCCGATCTGGTCAAGCACGACAAAGTAGTCATCAACAATAGCATCGATTAGCGCATAGAGCACGCTACTCACCTGATAGCCGGGCACATGGCTATTCGTCTGCCAGCGGGCCAGCGTCTGCTGGACGTGGCGTACCGGACCACTTCTGATACTGACCAAATAATTTGCACCGACAAACAGCGTGATCGGTAGAAACTGGAGTGACCGTTCCGAAGCATTGTACCCAACGCTATAGAAAATGATAAGGTAATAGCCGGGATACGTCTCGATCTTTGGCCGTTCATGCTCTTGCAAGGCATCTTCCAAGGCAAGCGGGTGAAAGCCGAATTCTGCGCGCAAACGTTCGATTTCTGACGCGGTGGGCTGTTCGAGATCGAGCCAGATCAGCGTGCGTGGCTGCATCAACAAATCGCTGATTTGATCGAGATCGGTCACGGCTTGAAAACCGTGGCGTTGAAAAACGGTCAACGTATGCACGTCAGGCTTCCCAAATAATCAAGGTAGCGTGGGGATTCTCGCTATCGTGGATATGGTTGTAGATAATCCCGCGCACAGTAAAGCCATTCCGCAACTGAGGAGTCAATGTCGGATCGGTTAGGCGACCGGCGACTACCGCATCAACATACTCTTCAAAGGTCATCCGGTCGCGGTAGGCCACATAACCGGGGGTCATACCACCGGCGACGATCCCACGCATCCCAAGGCGACGCACCAATTCCTTACGTGCATTGTAGAGCATACGGCTTATCCCTCTCCCACGATAATCAGGATGCACACTCATATCAGCGCCGTACAACCATTCACCTTCGGCGTCGTGATTACCAAAATTACCATAATCAACAATTTCGTGAAACGTATGGTGGACAAACACTTTTTCGCCACGGATGCGGAAGGTACTGCTCTGCCCAACTACTCGATCGCCATCAAGTGCGACATGTTGACCTTCAGGAAAGACCCGTAAATGGGCAGCAAAATTATCGGCATCAAAGTGATCTTCGGGGGCAAGGTGCGGGAAGCAGATCTTTTGGTGGATGACCAATTGCGGAATATGTTCAGGTCGGGTTTGCACAATGACGATACTCATACGATCCTCACAATAAAAGCGGCGGACAAACACGTTATTGTCCGCCGCAGTTATTCAACCACGCATAGCACCGATCAACACATCGAGACCCTCATCAAGCTGATCATCGGTAATCACGAGTGGGACCAACAAGCGGATGCAATTGACATAGAGGCCGGCCCGCATCGCCAGCACACCGCGTTCAAGTGCCCGACCCAGAATCGCCAATACCTCTTCGGCAGCAGCCGGTGTACGTTTGCGGCGATCCTTCACCAACTCAATCCCGATCATCGCGCCCAAGCCACGCACATCACCTACGAGCGGATCGAGTGAGTCATCGGCAAGCAACGGTTCAAGGCGATCCCTGATACGACGACCAATGATGTGCGCCCGTTCCACCAATCGTTCACGTTCGACAATCTCAAGCGTAGCCAAGGCAGCAACGCAGGCCAGCGGATTTCCGCCATACGTTCCACCGACCCCGCCGTAATGGGCTTTATCCATTACCCGCGCCCGCCCGATAGTAGCAGCGAGAGGCATACCGGCAGCAATACTCTTCGCAGCGACGATAATATCCGGTTCAACCCCAAACTGTTCGATAGCAAACAGCGTACCGGTCCGCCCAAAGCCACTCTGCACTTCATCAACAATCAGCAGCGAACCGTTGCGGTCACAGAATTGGCGCAGGCGACGCATAAATTCTACCGGTACCGGAATAAAACCACCCTCTCCCTGCACCGGCTCAATCAAAACCGCAGCGACCGTTTCAGGATCAACGCCGGCGATCTGCATACGTTCAAACGCGGCCCAACACTGCTCAACCGCCTCTTCCTCGCTTACACCCATGCGGTAGGCATACGGGAAAGGGGCACGGTAGATTTCGGGTGCGAACGGACCAAACTTCTTTTTGAAATAGGTACGCGAGGTTAAGGAGAGGGTCAGCAAAGTACGCCCATGATAAGCACCATCAAACACAATAATGGCGGGGCGTCCGGTCGCAGCGCGGGCGAATTTAATCGCATTCTCCACGCCTTCAGCGCCGGAATTTGCGAGCAACGTCTTGCACGGTTCACTAATCGGTGCCAGTGCATTCAATCGCTCGCACAACGCAACATACGGCTCGTAGGTACCGACCAATGCCGACAGATGGATCAACTGTTCAGCCTGCTGCTGGATCGCCTGCACCACTTCGGGCGGGCAATGACCGACAGCCAACGTACCAATGCCACTGACAAAATCAATCAACGTATTGCCATCAACGTCCGTCACGAGTGCTCCACTACCCGAAGCAATAGCGATCGGCGTAGCGCGGCCCAGACCGGCCACAACGGCGGCATCGCGCCGCGCCAACAGCTCGCGCGAACGTGGGCCGGGAATCTCAGTGACAAGACGAATATGGCGCACAGCAGGCGCAGTCATACGTACCACTCCCTTGTGTATCGACGGATCCAACTATTGGTAGGGGCATTATAACAAAAAGCGTGACCGAGTGCGTCATACCGATATTCGTCGCACCCATGCGCAGACACGTTGCACCTGTTCGGCATGACCAATAACGACCGGAGTCGGCAATCGTACTGTATGGAGCAGGGTCGACCAATCGGGCAACGTACCTTCAAGCGGACAAACCACACCACCGGCAGCCTGAACGATAACCCAACCGGCAGCGACGTCCCACACCTTTGCCCGTCCGATAATCGCGGCCTGTGCTTTCCCACGGGCCACATAGCAACAATCGGCGGCTACCGACCCCAGCACTCGCACCTTACCGGGATAATGAATGGTGTAGGCACGATGGAAGGTAGATGGGATAGCAATCCAATCGTTGGGACTAGGAGGTTCAGGTGGGGCGACATGAATTGGCGTATCATTCCAGAACGCGGCTTCGCCAGCGATCGCCCAATAGCAATCACGCAGCACAGGCAGATAGATCACACCGATGAGCGGTTCACCACGCCACAGCACACCGATCGAGACGGCCCACATCGGCAAACCGGCCACGAAGGAACTCGTACCATCGATTGGATCGATCACCCACACATATTCACGCTCGAGACCGATTGGTCCACGCTCTTCACCGATCACACCATGATGAGGATAATGGGCAAGAATCTGCTCGCGTAACCAATCCTCGATAGCGCGATCAGCCATTGTCACCACACTCGTATCGAGTTTTCGCTCAGGAATCACCCGATTAAAGTAGGAGTGCAACAACAGCTCACCGGCACGTTGTGCCCAGACGCGCACCAGCGCTACATCAATCTCCACGCCAAGCCTCCACCGATAAAGCGCCCTAAGCCTCGCTGCTTGCGGCGCGTTATTTCATTGTACTACCAATAGGGCACCCTGGAAACATCAACAACGCGCCAGGCTCAACAGAGCGGGCTGCGGCAGTCCGCGTATCCCAGTGGAAATCAGAGACATCCCAAGCATTTGCCGCTCAGTGAGAGGAGCCATAAACCTATCCCTGGTACCCCTCGGTGCGTCCATCGTAGCGGAGGCCAACCACACGAGTTTAAACGCAGTGCATCATACCACGCCTTCCGTGCGCTAAACATCCCAGCAAGGGTAGACAGACAGTCGCTGACGATGGTCTTATATGAATGTCTACCGTGCCAGCGAGCGAGGGATGATGAGACACTACGCAGGAGAATAACCAGCTTTACCTTTAGTGATAGGAATGTCGTCGCAAGACGTCACAGACGTTGCACCGAATTATGTAGCATTGCCCACCAAGTAGCAATCAGTTACTCAATCTAGTTCAGGAAGCGGGTAATGGTTAGGCATCCTGTTTTCAGACAAGCGAAGCGCCCGATATACAGCGTATTGCGCTGCGGAGCTACCCTCAGATAGTGTTGGTGCCAGGTTCGCTGCTTAACCTTGCTATCTAGCGAACCCATCGCACACATGGTAATGAGTCGAGCACACTACCTAATCTGATACAACGTGCCTGCTGCAAACTGGATCCGTCTGACGATCTGCACTTGATCTGGATCAAGAGGCATGAAATCCCAATATCCCACATCCCAGATATATGCCACATGCTGCTCGCGTGCGAACTGGAGAATAGACTCCTCCTTATACCCGTGAACACGATAATACGCAACGGCCGCATTATTCATCACACCATCAAGATTAACCATTGTGCAGCGGCAGAAAAATCCGACAATGCCATTGTCGGTTGCACCCAGACGTTCGTATCGCAAATCGGTGCTGGCGATCTGCCGACCAAGGATGGACCAGTCTTTTTGGTTGGGATATACCCCCCTCTGCCACATAAGCACAATGACGATAACGAAAAGAGCACAGAGAATAGATGTAGCGATTCGCTGATACGTTTGTTGCAAATATACAACATTCTCTGAACGAAGCATCGCTTCGGCACCAAGAGATGCACCGATAAGGGTGAATATTAATACCAGTGCATTAAAGTACCAGTGCTGTTGATGAAGCAGTACCAAATTATAGTAAGCGGTGATACACATAAATGGCAGGATGAGAAATTGATACTGCGAGACAGACGACCAGG includes the following:
- a CDS encoding sensor histidine kinase, with product MSESIPPIKLDCKQSSITQLASSVIFEVEFRVVLPDGSIRWLLAVGQPIRNADGSLRGIAGLQIDITARKQIEAELERSELYYRSLVEDLPAMVCRFRPDGTLTFVNQLYCEAFKRSRAELIGFNFYDLIPLSQRAAVAAGIAQLSVARPVMVHEHEVIHPDGSIGWQRWINRLLLTTDSEPVEYQALGIDITDRKRAEIEREQLIAELAARNETLEQFSYTVSHDLKSPLITIKGFAGYIQQDLRAGKLDRIPDDLQRIIAAADRMHQLLEDLLHLAQAGRQLSTPERIKLSVLIGEAAAAVSARLAERNVLLHVPPNLPEVIGDRTRLREVFQNLLDNAAKFMGDQPSPQIWIEAQPAENPNFLLVSVHDNGIGIDPRHHQRIFGLFERLDQRIEGTGIGLTLVRKIVEAHGGKIWVQSDGLGQGTTFYFTLPAVPPLANEDHRL
- a CDS encoding PAS domain-containing protein — encoded protein: MHMRRCISALWPTGQQLSFLVADEQQRVAVILFPLLSTLTVVSVVFALVTPSLYKAPQIPTLAALIMAVTFAGGVWFLRRNNVKIAGWLVCGVLWLVVTTTAMFTGGVRSSASLHYVIVMLLAGVSFGRRGALTTALSNTLTLVVLWFLETNSMLPPDSALLATPLAHTIMLGTIFILIGLILSIVDVQLSAALKGVRDEMSERRYAEQSLHFALLAARAGAWEWDASARTIRWSEENYPLLGLVPGKDRLTYRTWRERIHPADQARLQAVVDHAISEQRNF
- a CDS encoding TolB-like translocation protein, whose amino-acid sequence is MTIVAMVVLAGCSTPVPSAPSSPAPTSLSAVVQPTPGMRILPAPLYILDRGQIARIEADGATRRQLTRERIEFAGIPPISDMDLHPTAGLVYVVGDAQGDRLVRTSLDGDNPETVFFETDYQLSAVRWSPDAQFIYLHLQNNRTTRDRPDGLYRVPATGGTLELLRTDDPVDDPLNPSRSVRSYAPFLWEPSGDSLILASTATFYDDCELVFWRPQDGALQHPVLPDGMQSWCGEAMWRSDQTALMLIGPPEGPGVWQVDTRTLQATRLSAEGTLARAPFFNGTDLLFIAVDRVDDGFTFTLTRQLPDGMVTPLRPPFREVPLLVRWAPDGSGIVALVRTETGTSLRWYPIGEQPAVNLPQTESGTTWLMWGPIPPQG
- a CDS encoding M48 family metallopeptidase, with the protein product MAGIARYSLTLLIELVGVALRYIVIEQTGSRLLPVAASEILALIGGIGPPCYSLLAWFGPPGGHWIVRWKLQGRRPTITEQSILTNALRVLANRGISPPDSIYILDQPGLNAGVIGHTLYIHRELLDSPHLAAVLAHEMGHYHSGDGRLALALQRLTIPGGKTLVNSIMHGYDLIGCGLALVFGLMKALVYVLLRVECNFGVRLIRFGRQFVRAVLLTLVGGYGIVVTTYIWRDYLRQRELAADRFAAYHGFAYSLLIFLEQTRLLEMNLPWTDDTFHPAFDERIAALQSYLRHLSGNSVEYVMSKP
- a CDS encoding nuclease domain-containing protein; its protein translation is MSEPVLLLDGMPPVGAVVLERSVVEWSCELPATATAQLVIDGVTLEPFLRPGEHIWRWRWSVPSIAGEYTVRFTATWPDRQFEWCDVVQVAPSLLDAQQYVSLLADLAAIAPALAHALHGGRFGAGSVGYGVSDPAAFAALLTGSATRRLLTTIERLARRPRRQRLQAGGWHELGALRERPDPARWRPAASAAPLPNTGWPDRVWVVTPQTDPLDRGLVVAASLLDRLINLGRWVVLRDVPHATRATLVMVLGRMRALRIRLDVPARLPPSPSAWTPQSADERVLTAYRRLLRRQLGVGWTPELLSIPVRDVARLYELWCTARVTLSLLRLGGSEVLTQTLLAADSTLQITTEHPLLALALPNNTTITLRYQPRYTPDSTPFRSLDDRVRVPDLAIEIAAPNRSPNLIILDAKYRSEAGELPAYVLDEGYSYLAGLGREYGERAVSVLALLFPGHNAPITYASGLTVLPLLPGASCDHLDSWLRHNVLDRIT
- the corA gene encoding magnesium/cobalt transporter CorA, which encodes MHTLTVFQRHGFQAVTDLDQISDLLMQPRTLIWLDLEQPTASEIERLRAEFGFHPLALEDALQEHERPKIETYPGYYLIIFYSVGYNASERSLQFLPITLFVGANYLVSIRSGPVRHVQQTLARWQTNSHVPGYQVSSVLYALIDAIVDDYFVVLDQIGEQIDEVEEAIFQRGRQEVASEIFTLKKDLLLFRRIVAPERDILNVLLRQEVRIFQPRELAYVRDVYDHLVRLTESIDLYRDLLSSALDSYLSLQGNQLNQLVKVLTLWSIILMACSLVAGIYGMNFVFMPELEQPWGYPFALGLMLTIAVGLGIYFKRSNWW
- a CDS encoding GNAT family N-acetyltransferase produces the protein MSIVIVQTRPEHIPQLVIHQKICFPHLAPEDHFDADNFAAHLRVFPEGQHVALDGDRVVGQSSTFRIRGEKVFVHHTFHEIVDYGNFGNHDAEGEWLYGADMSVHPDYRGRGISRMLYNARKELVRRLGMRGIVAGGMTPGYVAYRDRMTFEEYVDAVVAGRLTDPTLTPQLRNGFTVRGIIYNHIHDSENPHATLIIWEA
- a CDS encoding aspartate aminotransferase family protein, with the translated sequence MTAPAVRHIRLVTEIPGPRSRELLARRDAAVVAGLGRATPIAIASGSGALVTDVDGNTLIDFVSGIGTLAVGHCPPEVVQAIQQQAEQLIHLSALVGTYEPYVALCERLNALAPISEPCKTLLANSGAEGVENAIKFARAATGRPAIIVFDGAYHGRTLLTLSLTSRTYFKKKFGPFAPEIYRAPFPYAYRMGVSEEEAVEQCWAAFERMQIAGVDPETVAAVLIEPVQGEGGFIPVPVEFMRRLRQFCDRNGSLLIVDEVQSGFGRTGTLFAIEQFGVEPDIIVAAKSIAAGMPLAATIGRARVMDKAHYGGVGGTYGGNPLACVAALATLEIVERERLVERAHIIGRRIRDRLEPLLADDSLDPLVGDVRGLGAMIGIELVKDRRKRTPAAAEEVLAILGRALERGVLAMRAGLYVNCIRLLVPLVITDDQLDEGLDVLIGAMRG
- a CDS encoding inositol monophosphatase family protein, which encodes MEIDVALVRVWAQRAGELLLHSYFNRVIPERKLDTSVVTMADRAIEDWLREQILAHYPHHGVIGEERGPIGLEREYVWVIDPIDGTSSFVAGLPMWAVSIGVLWRGEPLIGVIYLPVLRDCYWAIAGEAAFWNDTPIHVAPPEPPSPNDWIAIPSTFHRAYTIHYPGKVRVLGSVAADCCYVARGKAQAAIIGRAKVWDVAAGWVIVQAAGGVVCPLEGTLPDWSTLLHTVRLPTPVVIGHAEQVQRVCAWVRRISV